The nucleotide window cgCGTTTTAGGATAGTGAAAGATAAAGACTTTGTGAGATAGGGTATCGCGAACCTCTCCTATTGAATTGTGAATCTCATATTTGAATGTTAATCTAATTAGTATCTATCGttccttcctttctttctttcaatttaaGATTATTGGATGTGATTACGACGGTTCAAGCAACTCTTAGCTTGGGTTTTTGTATTCATTCAACTATTGTTCTTGATCTTCCTATCCCTTTTACTTGTTCTCTCCTTATTCTTGAGTGTTTTTGAGGGTTGATGTCTTTATCGTTCAAGTTTCCTGGATTTGGTGCTGTCACCTATGTCCCAGTAGTTCTTATATATTGACATAGTTCAATGATTTTGGCAATGTGAGTTGTAAATGCCAAGCAGATTTGATGCCTGAAATGACATTGTATGTGGAGAATGAATGCTGCAATATTTCAGAGAAATACAATACAGAAAATAAATGAGACAGTGGAATCTGTTTGTAACAGAGGTTTTGTAGTCTTTTAAGGTACATTTTCTGTAGGGATAGTAGCTGATATTCTCCCTCTTTCAATTAGAATATTACAAATTAACAACAAAATCAGGTACTGGTAACAGAAACTACACTCCGAtgtgaaaaatagagaaaaaagtGTAAAGGTTCAACATTTTCACAGTAAGAGGAGAAATGCCACGAGTAGAAAGACTGCATGAGAGATTAGACCAAGCTGAAAAAGTATGTTTGCTGAACTATTATCAGGTGTAAAGCTTCCCTCCAGGTTGTTTGTGGTCAAAATTACGACTATCCAGTTGTCGTCAGAACCAATTCCAACACCAGTAAACTTGGTATCATTCAGAGAATTAGAATACTGGGACATTGTATAGTTGGAAAGAACGAGGTCTGGGACAAGGTTGGGAACACAAGCAGGCATTATCACTGCATCTCTGGTGGTTGTGACGTTCAATTTGCACTTGGATAGTAGATTAGGATAGTCAGAGAACTGAGGTTCAGTGCCAGGTACAGTATTGGCGCCTGTTGTGTTTGTGCAGGGTTGATTTTTAAATTGGTCAGCCATTTCATCAGCAAGGCATTTTGCTTTGTCATTCTCGCGCAGAGTTGTCAAATTTAGGGATGTCCTGTAGCTGTTAATACTTCTAAAAAGGTTGTCTTCCTCATCTGCACCAAGGTGACAAATATGAAACTCCAAGTGCAGATATTGAACCatataaaagattaaaaattagTCTCCTAAGGGGATATTATGTGGAGAAGACACCTAAAGTGCACTCACAATATAGTCTAGGAAGTGTATTAGATAGTGATAACTGATGTTCATGAAATGTAACAAGGCGTGGTGCCTGCAGTTCAAGTTCTTCCCTTAGTATACATGATACATCCCTCTCCATCCACACCACAAAGAACCCAAGAACAACAACATCATAtgcagtgtaatcccacaagtggggtccgggagggtagagtgtatgcaaaccttaccccAAGGTAGGGAGGTAGAGAAGCTGTTTCCGATACTCACCTCAAGGAAAAACATATCAAAGCTGACTGAAGCAAAGAGATCATGGCAAAATACTATATAAAGCATGACAAAGCATACAGAAAAAAATGAACAGCAACTAGACCACAAAGAACCCAAAACAGAACAACTCGAAGCTGAAAAGAAATTTCTGCTAAAAGCTCTTTCCACATTTCAATTAATATCCATTTCTCAAAGCAACACATTAACACACTCTCTCAGTCCAAGAGAGGTTTTCAGAATTGACTTGCTTGAGATACTGCTGAGTAAAAGTAGACCAGGTCACATGAATTTCTCTGATGGCAGAAGATTTGTAGAAATGATCCACCATGATTTCAACATATGGGTTGATAAAGATGATAAGAAGAACTGCTGATGTATAAGGCCAGTTCATCGCTAAAGATCAAGAACCTACAAATGAGATATTATCCCTTATTTGAATATTGTTCCTTTATAGCGCCCCATTTTACTAACGGAAGTTCTGCCACTTCCAAAATAATGGAGCGGCCTCATCGAGAAGCAATCACTTGCATTGAAGATCAAAACCCATCAAGCACCCAAGGGTGTACCCtaatggtcaatgaagtggattGACAACCATGAGGTGTCAAAAAtgttaggtgatttcttcctatTTGTCCTAGTCTTAGCCTTGATGGACAAAGTTACCTGATACTTGTTGTTGATGGGAGGTGATAGATATctcgtggaattagtcgagatGCACGAAACCATACCCCGACACCACAGTTATCAAAAGAGAAAGTAAGATTAGCTTTGGATTCAAGTCAGCTAACTTTTCCATGGATCATTTAGCTgaggtaaaaatattttgattcttaGGTAAAAAAAGGGTAATTTAACAAACCTCAGAGATCTATCTAATTCATCAGGTATTTGGGAAGCAGATCTAGCGCTATTTGATACTATATAAACTTCAATAACTTAATTTTCCACTTGCTCAAAAGAAGCTCAATCTTTCTATAAACAGTAAATTGGAATACCATAAACTCAACACACAATCAGGATCCAAGAACTCTACTATTACTACTACTAAAGTAAGCAAGCAAGCAAGCAAGATAATAAAGAATAAAGTTGAACTGAACAACGCCAAatctacaaaataaaaaatcttgaaaTGGGTCATCGCTATCAAACAACAATACAAACCCAGATCTTCAAAAGAGGTAAAATGAAGAAGCTCAACACCTAATATGCAGAGCCCGATTAGCAATTAgaaatgataataaaaataacagCTTTGATgcaaaaatgaagaattaaaGTATAGTGAAAAATTACGTACCGTCAGATTTGACAAAAGAGAAGAGAAGGGAATTAAGAACAAGAAGAGAAAGTAAGAGATAACGTGGAAGCAACGCCATTGTTGATCCTCTACTTGTGATTGAGTTTTGAGCTTTCTGATTTTATAACAAAATTCAAAGAGGAAAAATCATATATGGGGAATTGTCTACAGCACACACAATTAGAAAGTGGCGCACCACATGATACGACGTCGTTACCATGcttgctcttatttttttaaaacatgtttttattttttggttttaataAATTCGAATCGCGATTCATTCGAGGATGACGTTttcaacaagattttctccgTATCTAAAATTTGAATCGAGACCTCTATTTAAAGTGAGACTGTTCCACCATAACACCACCATCCATGTTGTTGccataaatatgtttttttttccacCAACTTGAATCTTGTGCTTTGAGaagaaatttcattttctttagcGCAGTTTTCCATATTTACCAAGTCTTCTGCgtgtttttattaaaatagaTGGTTCCAAATAGTTGTCATTTACAAAAATTAAGATTTAACATATAATTGAATTTGTATTTCTATTTTGTTGTTAGTGATAATTACTTTTAGaagtaataaacattaattaattagtatagaAACTCTAATTGAAGAGCACACATAAACATATTTTAACATTGTGATTGTTTAGATTTATATCACCTGCTCCAACTGACTGTAGatattattatcaattttgagtactcaaattttttaattaaagtatccttaaattttttaatatgataatcatttttaatattctttttcacacacaaaccaaatactgatccaaaaaaaaaaattagaaaaatattttcattgaaAATGACTTCCTCAGTACCAAATTAATTAGTAATAAAATGTCTCATCTCCTAACCCAACTAAATTAGTAGTAGTGTCTTTTCTTTAGTACCACGGCTGGAAATAATGAAAAGGAaatatagattattttttaatgagaCTGTTGCTTAAGTTTTGTATTGTACAGAATATATGTTGAAGTGATTTTTTAGTCGGTGCAAAAATCCAAAAAGtagaatcatatttttttatagtcCTATCACtgcatcaatattttttaacgGCAATTAGTTAATAACAATAGTttaattattactaaatatatattttaaaaggtaaTTTTAGTGATAATTACAttttagcactctttgttaatgtcaTTAAAGCTTATAGCGACATTGAATTCAataacaattaactaatgtcgattaaaaaatttaacactttttattaatgtgtatatttattgctgctaaaagttatttttatgacagtgtatatattatattagcTACAATATTTTGTTGCTCTAGGTTGTATTTTAGTAATAATATATGCATGCATCAAACTTGTGATTATTTAAGTAGACTATCCTACATTAAGTCCATAAAATTTTACTATGgtttagatttaaattttaaattttaaattttaaaaaggaagaagtagaaaaagaaaaaaataggaaattttAGAGTTTGTTTGGTGGTTCACAAATATTAGGTGTAGAATCAACGTCAAAAGGAAGCTATCAGATTATGACTACGACTCATGGCCAAACAGAACCTCTAACAAATCCAAAGCtttaattcaatatcttttattaagatttttcttttaaatgaaaataacataaaagagCAAGTAGATCTAGAAGTCTAATTACCATGAACTCAGTAACTTTTGCAGTTTTGCTCTGATCGTATATATACATCAAAAAATCTATTaagtattaataaatatctaagtaaaaattcatatatttattcCTAAATTCGCTTTTGTTTAGAATTGAGGTGTATTGAGACATTTTTGGGTTCTAACTCTTGTAAATGGATGAGGTTGATatacaaactaattaactccAATTTTAGGCGTTTTTCTCAATATTTAGTTTTATGTACTACAAAAAACCTTGGAAATTTTGTTGATATTTCAATttagacaaaaaataaaaaaataaaaaaaatatttcaatttagacagaacttataacattttagtttatttttctttctttacatGTCAAAATAGTAAAAATGTATAGCTAAAGAAGGGTGGATTCACTTTAATCCATAGCTATGTACTTTCttctgtttcatttatttttctaactGTGTTGCATTGAAATTTGACTAATTCAAATTTGGTCTACCTAGAAACCGATCAGGAGAAATTCTCTTTATCAATAATTCTTTCATACTCAAATTCGAAATCAAGAATTCTAATCAAACAAAAAGCAGCCTCATTCACTAATCACATCCTTTAGTGGTCTTGCTACCTCTATTTGTACCGTTATAATTGATGAGAAATGTTTTTATTCAGAAAATTTCCTCCTTTggataaaaatgtttttaaaataataaatttcacAAAGTAAACTATTTTTTCCTAGGTAaatatgtatatgctttaatttactatgactaaataatttaataattcacATCAATTAACCACACAGTTAAGTGTTACTATTATTTATGTTCGAACACATATTATACATCcatgatttgatataaataaattGCCTCCTTTTAAGTATGTGTTATCAAAGACCAGGAgttctattttttatttctagtcTTCAATTTATTTCCAAATTTACCCAATAATTCTGTATGGCACCACCCCGAGGTCTAAGCCTGAGTTGTcatttagattattttttaaaagcatttcttgttcttttaggCTAAAATTATAATCATATATAAGTTCTTTACATCGTCaattatataagttaaattgtCAAGACCAATTTTTTTACACAGCCACCTATATAAAGTTAAATCAACGAGACAAATGTCCTATCCTGTAATTTTAGGAAACTAATTTTTATTGTACTAATTATTCTAGGAAATATATCATATGAGCAGGAagatatcaaaaaataaaaaaggaggcAAATTGGCAACTAGTTCCTGGGCTCTACTtcactcaaaattcaaattaaaaaaaaaatgaagaaaaatttgACATGATGTACCAAGTTTACTGTTTACCAactaatgaaattgatatttatTAGTCCAATTTCGAAAAAAATGGCACAAAATGACTATTTATTACTTTTTCGACTAATAAAAGtagcaaatataaataataataacctataacttttttaaaaaaattgagttttccCTCGCTCTCCTAAAATCTCCCaatttaattcgtaaatatCTCAAATCCATTTACAAGAATCTCTACATCCATATCTTGGTTAACCATataatattttccaattttttcaaaaatattcagttttttttaaGCTTAAAATGTGTCGAAACAATTTTGAATTAAGAAGTCAATTCTAAATAGGACTTGTACCTAAATATCAATCCcaaaaaaggaattaaaaaatcAGAAGAGAGGGGCTTAAGTTCGATATACAGAAACCAAAAGCATATTCTTATGCTTTACAAGTTATTatttgcaaaaagaaaaaacaaaagaagaaaaatcacgtagattttttctcttttgaaaGTTCACATGAATTGGTGGATACAATTAAATTTGGATAACGCGGCCACTCCAACCAATAGTATGCCCCTTACCCCAACCCCAACCCCTGTAATTGTAAACATACCTTGTTGTTTCCAACTTCCTAGTCCTCAAGTttcatatatcaaaaaaatacacaaatataAACATCCATTTCACTACTCTTGATTCtcagagaaaaaaaatgtctcTGGCTGCTGATGGGAGATTCGCGCTACTTCGTAGTAACCCTGCAGCACTGACAGGGAGAAACTTGAAGGTAGTGAAGTTTTGCAATGGAGAATTGATGGGGAAGAAACTCAAGTATACAAAATTTCAGTTAAGGAGTAATGTAGTGAAGCCTAATATCTGCATGTCACTTACAACTGATATTGCAGGTGAGGCTAAGGTGAGTcttctatatatgtatatctttGCTTCATTTACAATTTTGAATGAAGCATTGGTGACTACTTGGGAGTTAGATCAAATGAGCAACTTATGTTAAAACAGCTTAACTAATCACAGTATCACACCATATCATTATGTAGTAGTTGAATTCGTCTCAAACTTTGCCTCTAAAAATGGCCATTTTGACTAACTGTTAAATGTGGACAGTTGAAGGATCTTGAAGCAAAGAAGGACGATGCAAGGACAGTAGTAGCAATCATTCTAGGAGGGGGAGCGGGAACTCGTCTTTTCCCCCTCACCAAACGTCGTGCTAAGCCTGCCGTAAGTTTTCTTTTCAGATTATGAGAGAGATTATTACTACCAGTTTTGCAGAGCTATCTGCATCTCACCATTGAGTCATTATCAATTCGCTTCAGGTTCCTATGGGAGGAGCATATAGGTTAATTGATGTACCAATGAGCAACTGTATTAACAGTGGCATCAACAAAGTATACATTCTCACTCAATTCAACTCAGCCTCACTTAACAGGCATATAGCTCGTGCTTACAACTTTGGCAATGGGGTCACATTCGGAGATGGCTATGTCGAGGTAAACATACAAcatcaattttcattttcttagttTCAGGTTTTGATGATATTGGCAGCATCATGGCTGATAAGTTGTAGTACAGGTCTTAGCAGCAACTCAAACACCAGGTGAATTAGGTAAAAGATGGTTCCAAGGTACTGCAGATGCTGTGAGGCAATTTCACTGGCTTTTCGAGGTACACACATGGTCATATTGAATTGCAATATCCATAATTTAGTAATTTACCCTAATAACAGTGCAAGCATCAATATATTCCAGAACTGCAATATTTCTGAAGAAGAATCGAAATGCATAGATTCATACATCATAACTGGAGATTTCAATTATAGTCGACCtgaatataattgttgatgACTTGATGGCATAGAAGTAAACTAAAGGGCCACTAATAGTTTTCATCCTCAACAAATTACCAATGCAAGATCAAGTTAGCTAAGTTTGTATCGGTTTAATTTCTTCCAGGGAACTTAATCATGAGGAAAATACAGCACAACAGCATGTAAATATAAGCAATACTTTTTCTACACTCTGCTATAGCCAGCCCAAAATTAGCCTCATTATATGGCTTAGTCACAAACATGACACTAATTCTTGTAAACACTGAATTTGCAATGTTCACACTGATTTTCCATAACTTAAGGATGCAAGAAGCAAGGACATAGAAGATGTGCTCATTCTCTCTGGAGATCACTTGTATAGAATGGACTACCTGCACTTTGTTCAGGTGAAGACTAGACTAAGCTATAAGTACTTACCTTGATTGATATCATATATCTGAAATCACCTATTACTCCACATTGATATTTCCATCTTCTTGACAGAGTCATCGGCAAAGTGGTGCAGACATTACCATATCAAGTTTGCCAATAGATGACAGGTAGCATTAGGAGGGATAATCTAGATACTATATAGGCTATTTGTTCTTCTCAACGATGGCATACTTTCTCAAAGACTGCTTTGAAAATCACTACAAGACATAATTTCTTCTATTGAATCACTTCTATATTTTCATGATAGTCGAGCTTCAGATTTTGGCTTGATGAAAATTGATGACACAGGGCGGGTCATGTCCTTCAGTGAAAAGCCAAAAGGAGATGATTTGAAGGCGATGGTAATTCTTGAAAATTTGACAGTCTCAGAGCTTAAtctactttaaattttaaagttgttGCAATCACTTGACAACAAGTACTTCAGGCAGTTGACACAACTGTTCTAGGATTATCTCCAGAAGAGGCTAAAGAGAAACCTTACATTGCTTCAATGGGAGTTTACGTCTTCAAGAAGGATATTCTCCTCAATCTTTTAAGGTATGTAACGAGTTTCTTCTATAATACCCTTATTTTGAGGGTGTCATGGTCCTGTCAACATGCAAATGAGAGAAGCTTTGGAAAGAGGACAAAAAAAGCCAAGAAACTATATGCATCCAGCTGAAATGATTACTCTTTGTCTTTTTAGATGGCGTTTTCCAACTGCAAATGACTTTGGTTCAGAGATCATCCCTGCCTCTGCCAAAGAATTCTGTGTCAAGGTGTGTACCACTTAATTTCTGGTAGGCATTTATGCAAGACCTTATCTGTTTGTTTAAAAAGTTTTACTACTACATCCAATCTTGTTGTTTCCATCATAAGGCAAGATATTCTACGTGCAAGTGGTACTACATTGCAGTTCACGGGCTCACAATTCCTCTCCCCCTCTATTATCTTATTCCCCAGCCCCACTGCTACCCCCACATGTCTTCATCGTCCCAAAAgaattcaattctctatttcgGTTATGGTTTCCTAAGCAACTTAACTTCAACCTGTAAAAGCACGTTTTGCTTGATTTTGCAGGCTTACTTATTCAATGATTACTGGGAAGATATTGGTACAATCAGATCCTTTTTTAGAGCTAACCTTGCACTCACTGAACATGTAAGAATCAGAGAGCTATTATATGTTTTTTACAGTCTTTAAAGGGTTTATTTCTTCAAACAACCTGAGTAAGATGGAATCTGGTTATTGAACACCTGTAAATCAATCTCATTTGACTATTAAAAAAGATGGTCCGTACTAATCATATGACCAactatgtttttttctttttccatttcagCCACCAAGATTTAGTTTCTATGATGCAAAAAAGCCAATATACACGTCAAGGAGAAACTTACCTCCATCAGCAATTGATAATAGCAAGGTTCAAGGCACAGACCCACTTCTTCAATCTTAAACAGATACATCTTTAAATTTCTTCCACTAACCATATTTCTTTGTTGCCAGATTGTTGATTCAATTGTATCACATGGTAGTTTCTTGACCAATTGCTTCGTGGAGCACAGTGTTGTCGGCATCCGATCCCGTATAGGCACCAATGTTCACTTGAAGGTTAGTCTAGTAAAACAGCTATTAAAAGTTCAGTATTATGCTTTTGAACAACAAAACCAAAAATTGGTTCTCCAACTAGACTCCACGTGGATCCAACACAAGTACATTCGTGTTTCATATTAAAACAATTAGAACAGACCATACAAACATATTAAGTGCTTCTACGTTTACTTGATTTTTGCAATTGCTGCTAATTCAGAATACACTTGGTTGAAATCCATACAGGACACAGTGATGCTTGGCGCTGACTACTATGAAACTGATGCTGAGATTGCTTCACAGCTAGCTGAAGGAAAAGTGCCTTTAGGAATAGGAGAGAATACCAGAATAAAGTAAATCACTAAAAAATGTTCTCCTTTAGTGTTTATCAAGCGAGAAAATGAATGTGATTCTAATTTCATTTCTCACGTTATTTCAACTAATATGCAGAGATTGCATCATTGACAAGAATGCAAGAATTGGAAAGAATGTTGTTATTGCCAACTCAGAGGTATGACCCTCCCATACTCCCAGCAACAGCAAGAGATCAAATTTTATCTTGCTATTACTGGGACTCACTTATTTTCCTCTGATACATCAATTTGTAGGGTGTACAAGAAGCAGACAGATCCTCAGAAGGATTTTACATCCGATCAGGCATCACAGTCATATCgaagaactcaacaatcccaGATGGAACTGTGATATGACAAGTGTGACAAtgtctttttgtcttttctttcaAGTAGCATTGGCACCAAGAAAATTCGGAAATATGAGAAGTAAAAGTTTCAGATTATCAACTTTTCCACATTCAGCAAGTAAATATTGAACAACAGGCCAATGATAAAAAGGGTTGTTTCTCCCATTGATGAATTTTGAACTAAGAATAAAATGTCTGTTCAAAGGTGAACATTTTCAATAAACTAGTTGACGACACTAACAAAATATGGTTTTCACAGTAATATTTTTAACTAGTTGGAAACAACTTTCTTCTAGTCAGAACTAAAGAAGGATAGGAAGTTTAAACTTACAGGTAAGACTACTTAGTGCATAAAAACCTGTACAGCCTTGCACTTGATTGCTGCATTATTCAAATCTTTCCTCTGTTTTCTCACGTGTACTGCATCCTCACCAACACTGCTCGACTGGATCTTCTTTTGGGAATTTAAGGTGGTAAGTTAACAATTTAGTAAAGATAAAGGAACATAGGGTTAATTTTCTTGAAAGAGCACTTGAAGAGAACCATAAAATGTTGACATATTACCAATTTGTTCAGCAAAATGTCTTccttaaattgaaaaattacaCAGCTGTTAGAACTTGAAAGAGCCAAAGGACTGAAATACTCTCTTGATGTAATATTCTGGGCAAAATTAAGGGTGTATATGGTACAAAggaaaatatgaaaatgttatattggaaaataaatgattttcttaTTCATTTTCTGGTGTTCGGTAAGTAAGCAAAAAAGTATTGTCCCAAATGCATTTATAAGTAATCTAGAAAAACGCTATGTGGGGTGGGGTGGcagggggtgggggtgggggcgTTGGGGATGGGAGGAGACAATGAACGTGGAATGTCATTTAA belongs to Solanum stenotomum isolate F172 chromosome 1, ASM1918654v1, whole genome shotgun sequence and includes:
- the LOC125846472 gene encoding uncharacterized GPI-anchored protein At5g19250-like; this translates as MALLPRYLLLSLLVLNSLLFSFVKSDDEEDNLFRSINSYRTSLNLTTLRENDKAKCLADEMADQFKNQPCTNTTGANTVPGTEPQFSDYPNLLSKCKLNVTTTRDAVIMPACVPNLVPDLVLSNYTMSQYSNSLNDTKFTGVGIGSDDNWIVVILTTNNLEGSFTPDNSSANILFQLGLISHAVFLLVAFLLLL
- the LOC125846423 gene encoding glucose-1-phosphate adenylyltransferase large subunit 3, chloroplastic/amyloplastic, whose translation is MSLAADGRFALLRSNPAALTGRNLKVVKFCNGELMGKKLKYTKFQLRSNVVKPNICMSLTTDIAGEAKLKDLEAKKDDARTVVAIILGGGAGTRLFPLTKRRAKPAVPMGGAYRLIDVPMSNCINSGINKVYILTQFNSASLNRHIARAYNFGNGVTFGDGYVEVLAATQTPGELGKRWFQGTADAVRQFHWLFEDARSKDIEDVLILSGDHLYRMDYLHFVQSHRQSGADITISSLPIDDSRASDFGLMKIDDTGRVMSFSEKPKGDDLKAMAVDTTVLGLSPEEAKEKPYIASMGVYVFKKDILLNLLRWRFPTANDFGSEIIPASAKEFCVKAYLFNDYWEDIGTIRSFFRANLALTEHPPRFSFYDAKKPIYTSRRNLPPSAIDNSKIVDSIVSHGSFLTNCFVEHSVVGIRSRIGTNVHLKDTVMLGADYYETDAEIASQLAEGKVPLGIGENTRIKDCIIDKNARIGKNVVIANSEGVQEADRSSEGFYIRSGITVISKNSTIPDGTVI